From the genome of Polypterus senegalus isolate Bchr_013 chromosome 8, ASM1683550v1, whole genome shotgun sequence:
GATAATATTTTCTGTACTGCATTTATGGGTTATTTCATGGTTACTGTATtatgaaaagtgaaaattaagCAGACAAATGTATTTTAGCAAACATTTTTGGTGGTCACAGGAACCTAACCCCCTGTTTCCCATAGGTTCAATATATTAACAATTATGTTTTCAGATTTCACATCCTTtcctaggaatgtaacccctgtGAAAGTTGAGGATTCTGTGTATATTTTGTTATACTTATTAGTCCTGATCACTTttcttgtagcagcattttgaattaactgaatagTGTAAAGAGAATGATTTGAGCAGCCAATGAATAAATCATTGCAGTAATCCATTCTACCTTAAATCAATTCTTCAATTAATATCTCCATCATGTCATGATGAGATGAATTGCTTATTATACTAAATTTCTGTGAATAGCTGAGGAGCTGCTCCCTCTTATGAGCTATGTCAGGCCTGTCCTTTTGGACCGAGGTTATGGACATGCGAGAGGTATtgtataaggtggtccagatctatttatgcaattttcattacgctataacttattaagtttattacatagagaattcacaaaaaattatttttgttgccgatacatggcagcacctgccctgcattccaaaatggcagggagacagttgtcagtgaacagcgggtgcgatgtgttcaccttttcataattatataattagatctggatcaccctgtatCAATTGGCTAGCCTAGGAATTTCCAAGGAGAGCCTGAAGATTGTTGCTGAGAACTGAATTATTTACAGTGGTGACTGCCACCAGTAGAAACAGTACAAAGAGAGTCCCTGTTTGACAAACAATGATTTTACtcaattgttttaattatattttttctatttattagaTTCTGATAGTGAGGAAGGTCTCTTTGAGGAGAAACTGACAGTTCCCTGGAGGCGCAAGATTCCAAATGAAAAGAGTAATTTACCACTATGTGCAGAAACTACATCAGATAATTTGCCAAAATCTCAGATAAGCTTCTGTGAAGACACTGCTAATGATTACTCCATGGTAGCTAGTTTACCAACATTTAAAAATTCCTACATAGATTGTGAAGAgtccaatgatgatgatgatgatgatgaagaggaagaggatgaagataCAGTTGAATGCAATGCTGATCAGACAGTTAATGGTGGTAAACCTTGTGTTAGCCATAGCCACAGTGTTGACTCCAGTCTGAAGAAACTGGAAACCTGTTGTAAAGAGACCACAGAAGAAATAACCAGTCAGCAAAATCAGGCTAAGAAGCTTAAATTAGACTTGGATATTTCAAAATCAGAACTGCCAAAGTGGGAATCTTTTTTCAAACCAGATCCATTAACAGACTCCGAACAAGAAGACAGTCAAAGGCAATGTGTGGATCTGACAAGGTCTCAGTCTCCAAATTTGTTCAGTGATACAGACAATGAAGAATCTGTTTGTATTTCTTCTCAGAATTCTTCACAGTCTACTCATATTTCAGAGCAAGGAAGTGAATGCTGGGGCAGTCAACCAGATACCGTGTTAATATCATCCCAGGAAAGGAAGGAACATTCAGTTTCTGCTGGCCAGTGCAATGTAACATTTTGTGATTTCCTGAAACCACAAGAAATAGCCTTGaataattttggaaaaactaCTTTGGAGGGTAGGGAACAGCTGATATCATTGAAATCAACACAGTGTTTGCTTATTGAAGATTTAGCAACGTCATCTAAGATTGCAGCTGAAAACACAGTGCCTGTTCAGCAGTCCACTTGTGACTCCCAGGACTCATCTGATTTTGAAATTCCATCAACGCCCGATTCTGAGGTGCCGCAAGAAGAGCAACTAAAAGATCTGTACAAAAGGCTGGCTGCAGGAGAGATGGTCATAGCTAAAAAGTCTATATGAAAGCCATAACTCTGTTTAGAATTCATTGGTATTTTGTGTATATCTGAAGAATAATGAAGTAATTGAATTGTGGTGTTCCTAATTAAGTCTACGTATTTGgagaaaaaattctaaaatttttttaaaatacttaatctgaaatttgcatattttttttatctgtttttttttataaaaaccttTCCCAGAAGAAAAAGGACCAAAAATtgtgttaatttaaataatgtacaatatTCAGCAGTTTATTAATATCATCAAGCAGAGAGacatatttttcaaaagtaagCAGCTTATAGGTCATTTACAGAATGTATTTTGTGGGTAACTGTTTTTCCAtggttaatttattttgaataaatatctGTAATCATATGTGTAATTTAATTTATGGTTTTAATACTAATTTACATCTGGACAATGAAGGTtttgcttcttaaacaggtttGTGGATTCTATggattttggcctgctgatcacaaaaatcacctgTAAATCTTCCTGTGACATACTATTTTATTGCAAtcgt
Proteins encoded in this window:
- the dclre1c gene encoding protein artemis isoform X3, producing the protein MFLFEGSNGTVLYTGDFRLAKGEVTRMELLHSGSRIKYIKSVYLDTTFFDPRFYQIPDREECLKGIIDLVRSWITLSQYHVVWLNCKAAYGYEYLFTNLSEEFGIQVHVRYLDMFRNMPDILQHLTTNRETQIHACRHPKYICLCLQDDEFFRGNRLPCGIIAKDGTPLKIISIKPSTMWFGERTKKTNVIVRTGASSYRACFSFHSSYTEVRDFLMHISPAHAYPNVIPMGKTTEDIIEILQPFCMSNSRTEESMYKPLGALKRAKMMSYTTTDSDSEEGLFEEKLTVPWRRKIPNEKSNLPLCAETTSDNLPKSQISFCEDTANDYSMVASLPTFKNSYIDCEESNDDDDDDEEEEDEDTVECNADQTVNGGKPCVSHSHSVDSSLKKLETCCKETTEEITSQQNQAKKLKLDLDISKSELPKWESFFKPDPLTDSEQEDSQRQCVDLTRSQSPNLFSDTDNEESVCISSQNSSQSTHISEQGSECWGSQPDTVLISSQERKEHSVSAGQCNVTFCDFLKPQEIALNNFGKTTLEGREQLISLKSTQCLLIEDLATSSKIAAENTVPVQQSTCDSQDSSDFEIPSTPDSEVPQEEQLKDLYKRLAAGEMVIAKKSI